A window of the Megalopta genalis isolate 19385.01 chromosome 2, iyMegGena1_principal, whole genome shotgun sequence genome harbors these coding sequences:
- the cora gene encoding erythrocyte membrane protein band 4.1 like coracle isoform X3 — protein MHGYAAAGARIAIIFPSTRSFHVVVGNELKDDFHERTNGTTTRRVVGAATQREQNDLAMKKQSAITTRSRTRSQGWDMPEEQKIAGCPPEVAAENGTGTNSPTKSPVSRGKMAVANITLLDGTVKDFHIDRKAKGQDLLDMICQSMNLLEKDYFGLIYEDRHDSRNWLDLDKRIAKFIKNEPWKFNFEVKFYPPDPAQLQEDITRYQLCLQIRNDIITGRLPCSFVTHALLGSYLVQSEVGDYDSDAHGRTYLKDFKFAPNQTPELVEKVMDLHKTHKGQTPAEAELHYLENAKKLAMYGVDLHPAKDSEGVDIMLGVCSSGLLVYRDRLRINRFAWPKILKISYKRHNFYIKIRPGEFEQFESTIGFKLANHRAAKKLWKVCVEHHTFFRLMSPEPVKKVGLIPHLGSRFRYSGRTHYETKKTPIDRQPPQFERSLSGRRPTSRSMDALGGPKQVESYGSEPSKRHTMSYEPEMIPDMEHIDQRPSPIKKQKEKLTRKTSAGTTSASSTSSLEGEYDADRGKKKPVGGIAVLPPGGLSKKKKDKQNENEKENHNDLNNSDLINENAVLDSNDVKSPSKKELKKKDKETPEKKDKEKKEKIKSPVGGFLFGKKEKDSKQKKQKKNKELEESLEKSDTESNLSTLEKQAKPLTETSNIEKPKTGPESPQLPSYTKPYDYEETETSPTRKRFTPHGFSYEDRPASPGVQSQQSPTAASRKATGLAFNYAPGEEKKVAESAEKRKTKEADAAKPGLKTPGLNYVESAGLKEQQKTAAQPKADKDPSAILIAAEKQQEHADRQVSKVPPPVAESKPEYHILPLPDGSKVIGGVIYTKDGKPLDQHSLGPDSSRIIDGKVCTKDGQPIKKADFGPHGLYVHNGVVTTKDGKPTNQGVLGVERNFIKDGTIYGCDGQIAEQHLLGPDHTLVKDGKIVTKNGKPVQYCKLGSDGTYIKEGLVFSADSKPLTQGSYGINESYIVAGTVFDKSCKPLSQSALIPDQTYISDGLICGSSGSALGNGVLGHESHYIADGKVYSKDGKPVKHESFSSDGSVIKDGIIYSKDGKFLNQGSLLPCGAHLKDGKIIGKDGKAIKHAFYKPDGSFVKDGILYGKDGRPLSQIPLIADGSYIKEGVVYSSNGRPLSQNLFKPDDTVIKDGVIYYAKGATLTDASLGPDGMLIKNGNVIGRDGKPVKQESFGSNGSYIKKGVVHAKSGKPLNQDSLVPEGASIKDGKLCSKDGKTLKFSYFRPDGSYVRDGLVYGLDGKPLNQSAALAEDNYIANGVIFDSNGMPLNRDMFGSDGSYVAGGIIFGKDGKIILDGVFGPDGNIIKNGLIIGRDGKPLTQDDKGPDSLAVKDGKIVDNQGNPKNMASLIPHGCYIKDGVVYDKNQCPLKQGAFKPDGSYIRDGLVHGWGGQLLNAGSALPSGSYIEEGRIYGKDKQPLDHSSFGSDGGYIANGIVYGKDKKPLGHGTFGSDGSYIKNGLIHEASGKPSNKKQTVITVTLVRYGLVCGNDGKPLKYGNFDSNGSIVKDGRIYDHTGQPLNQEIYKNDGSCVKDGLIYGANGKPATQGTLPAETSFIRSGKIYDSNGQPLTQEAFGPEGLKVVQGVLVDKTGKALKQATFDPEGNLIKDGIVYTSSGKPLDKYFTVITITSVRKGLLTDKDGKPVLQAPFSNDGSYVEHGKIYDKCGKPMNQEIFGEEGAFVKDGMVFTSSGQPLDSDTIMKEVQDTAKSTVSKTKKPAIPSTAPTIVKTTTKQSVVKDQEGVTQNIEEKIEDLTPGGTGQVTVSTQINKAEAPDDGRAPYMTATAVTTRTATMHEDLEKNQKTSQVEEKTVAHTTATSATRQEQRVVTQEVRTTSHVLSGEQGDPASVLASETHDKGEPETNVTATTTVPLVATETRKVAVESEDGLYSATGEIVSSQTISSKTRTVETITYKTERDGVVETRVEQKITIQSDGDPIDHDRALAEAIQEATAMNPDMTVEKIEIQQQTAQ, from the exons CACAGGGCTGGGACATGCCGGAGGAACAGAAGATTGCCGGCTGCCCACCGGAAGTAGCCGCGGAAAATGGGACCGGAACGAACTCGCCCACGAAGAGTCCAGTTAGCAGGGGTAAAATGGCCGTGGCGAACATCACTCTTCTCGATGGGACCGTCAAAGACTTCCACATCGAC AGAAAAGCGAAGGGCCAGGATCTTCTCGACATGATCTGCCAGAGCATGAATCTTCTCGAGAAGGACTACTTCGGCCTTATCTACGAAGACAGACACGACTCGAGAAACTGGCTGGATCTAGACAAGAGGATTGCAAAGTTCATAAAAA ACGAACCGTGGAAGTTTAATTTCGAAGTGAAATTTTATCCACCGGATCCAGCTCAATTGCAGGAGGACATAACGCGTTATCAGTTATGCCTCCAGATACGAAACGACATTATCACAGGGCGATTGCCGTGTTCGTTCGTAACCCATGCCCTCCTTGGTTCATACTTGGTGCAATCCGAGGTGGGGGATTACGATTCGGACGCGCACGGCCGCACCTACTTGAAGGACTTCAAGTTCGCTCCGAATCAGACGCCAGAGTTAGTGGAAAAAGTAATGGACCTCCATAAAACGCATAA GGGTCAGACGCCCGCCGAGGCAGAGCTCCATTATCTCGAGAACGCGAAGAAGTTGGCGATGTACGGCGTCGATCTTCATCCGGCCAAAGATTCCGAGGGCGTTGACATCATGCTAGGCGTGTGTTCGTCGGGCCTGCTTGTCTACAGGGATCGATTGCGGATCAACAGATTCGCCTGGCCGAAGATTTTGAAGATCTCCTACAAGAGgcacaatttttatataaagaTCAGACCGGGCGAGTTCGAGCAATTTGAGTCGACGATCGGATTCAAATTGGCGAATCACAGGGCGGCAAAGAAACTGTGGAAAGTTTGCGTGGAACACCATACTTTCTTCAG GCTCATGAGTCCGGAGCCTGTTAAGAAAGTAGGACTAATACCGCATCTGGGTTCCCGCTTCCGGTACTCGGGAAGAACTcattacgaaacaaaaaagACGCCTATCGATAGGCAACCCCCGCAATTCGAGAGATCGTTGAGCGGTCGTCGTCCGACTTCTCGCAGCATGGACG CGCTAGGCGGACCTAAACAAGTCGAGAGTTACGGTTCCGAGCCCAGCAAAAGACACACAATGAGCTATGAACCGGAAATGATCCCCGATATGGAGCATATAGATCAACGGCCTAGTCCAATTAAAAAGCAAAAGGAAAAG CTCACACGCAAAACAAGTGCTGGAACAACATCCGCTAGCAGTACCAGTAGCCTGGAAGGAGAGTACGATGCAGATCGTGGCAAAAAG AAACCGGTCGGAGGGATCGCGGTCCTACCGCCCGGTGGTCTATCTAAGAAGAAAAAGGATAAGCAAAACGAGAATGAAAAGGAGAATCATAACGATCTAAACAACTCCGATCTGATTAACGAAAACGCTGTTCTCGACAGCAACGACGTAAAGTCGCCCAGTAAAAAAGAACTGAAAAAGAAAGACAAGGAAACACCCGAgaaaaaagataaagaaaagaaagagaaaataaaG AGTCCTGTCGGTGGCTTCCTATTTGGCAAAAAGGAAAAGGACTCGAAGCAGAAGAAACAAAAGAAGAACAAGGAGCTGGAAGAATCTCTGGAGAAGAGCGACACGGAATCGAATCTCTCCACGTTGGAGAAACAGGCGAAACCTTTAACGGAgacgtcgaacatcgagaagcCGAAGACCGGTCCGGAATCACCGCAACTGCCTAGCTACACCAAGCCCTACGACTACGAAGAGACAGAAACCTCTCCGACGAGAAAACGGTTCACACCTCACGGATTCTCGTACGAGGACAGACCGGCGTCGCCTGGAGTGCAAAGTCAACAATCACCGACTGCTGCGAGTCGCAAAGCCACGGGTCTGGCCTTTAATTACGCTCCCGGTGAGGAGAAGAAAGTGGCGGAATCAGCAGAAAAGAGGAAAACCAAAGAAGCGGACGCGGCTAAACCAGGATTAAAGACCCCGGGTCTGAATTATGTTGAATCAGCGGGATTGAAGGAACAACAGAAAACTGCTGCACAACCGAAAGCTGACAAGGATCCATCAGCAATCCTGATCGCCGCTGAAAAGCAACAGGAACACGCTGATCGTCAAGTTAGCAAGGTTCCACCGCCGGTTGCAGAATCGAAACCAGAATATCATATTCTACCGTTGCCAGATGGATCGAAAGTTATCGGAGGTGTAATTTATACCAAAGATGGTAAACCGTTGGATCAACACAGCCTTGGTCCGGACAGTAGCAGAATAATCGATGGAAAGGTATGCACGAAGGATGGCCAGCCAATTAAAAAGGCAGATTTTGGTCCTCACGGGCTGTACGTTCACAACGGCGTGGTTACCACTAAAGATGGCAAGCCGACGAACCAAGGAGTCCTAGGTGTTGAAAGGAACTTCATAAAAGACGGCACTATCTACGGCTGCGATGGACAAATAGCTGAACAGCATTTGTTAGGACCGGACCACACACTAGTCAAAGACGGTAAAATAGTGACGAAGAACGGTAAACCGGTACAATATTGTAAGCTAGGCAGCGACGGAACGTACATTAAGGAGGGCCTCGTGTTTTCTGCCGATTCGAAACCGTTGACGCAGGGCTCCTACGGTATTAACGAAAGCTATATCGTTGCCGGTACAgtgttcgataagagctgtaaaCCGTTGAGTCAAAGCGCGCTTATACCGGATCAAACTTATATCAGCGATGGTCTAATCTGTGGATCATCGGGAAGCGCTCTGGGCAATGGTGTTCTGGGACACGAGAGCCATTACATAGCAGACGGAAAAGTTTATTCGAAGGATGGAAAACCGGTGAAACATGAATCCTTTAGTTCAGACGGATCCGTCATAAAGGATGGTATAATCTACTCGAAGGATGGGAAGTTCTTGAATCAAGGATCTCTGCTTCCTTGCGGTGCTCATTTGAAGGATGGAAAGATCATCGGTAAGGATGGAAAAGCGATCAAGCACGCGTTCTACAAGCCTGATGGAAGCTTTGTCAAAGATGGTATTCTGTATGGCAAAGACGGCAGGCCTCTGAGCCAGATTCCACTGATAGCAGACGGAAGCTATATCAAAGAAGGCGTTGTGTACAGCAGCAACGGCCGGCCATTGTCGCAGAATCTTTTCAAACCCGACGACACCGTAATCAAAGACGGTGTAATCTATTATGCGAAGGGAGCAACGTTGACGGATGCTTCCCTCGGGCCGGACGGGATGCTGATCAAGAACGGAAACGTGATCGGGAGAGACGGTAAACCAGTGAAACAGGAATCGTTCGGCTCCAACGGAAGCTATATAAAGAAAGGTGTTGTTCACGCGAAGAGTGGTAAACCTTTGAACCAAGATTCATTAGTGCCCGAAGGCGCGTCCATTAAAGATGGTAAGCTATGTTCCAAGGATGGGAAAACGTTGAAGTTCTCGTACTTCAGGCCGGATGGAAGTTACGTCAGAGATGGTCTCGTGTATGGGCTAGATGGAAAACCGTTGAATCAAAGTGCGGCTCTTGCGGAGGACAATTACATTGCTAATGGAGTGATCTTCGACTCGAATGGCATGCCTTTGAACAGAGACATGTTTGGATCCGATGGCTCCTACGTCGCCGGCGGTATAATTTTCGGGAAAGACGGTAAAATAATATTGGACGGTGTCTTCGGACCAGACGGTAACATCATCAAGAATGGGTTGATCATCGGCAGGGATGGGAAACCGTTGACACAGGACGACAAGGGGCCAGACAGCTTAGCTGTTAAAGATGGAAAGATCGTCGACAACCAAGGAAACCCTAAAAATATGGCATCCCTGATTCCTCATGGCTGCTACATCAAAGATGGTGTGGTCTACGATAAGAATCAGTGTCCGTTGAAACAAGGAGCATTCAAACCGGATGGCAGTTACATCAGAGACGGCCTTGTGCACGGTTGGGGCGGCCAGTTGCTGAACGCTGGATCAGCATTGCCTAGTGGCAGCTACATCGAGGAGGGTAGGATTTATGGGAAAGATAAGCAGCCTCTGGACCACAGTTCGTTTGGCTCCGATGGCGGATATATCGCCAACGGTATCGTGTATGGTAAAGACAAGAAACCCCTTGGTCATGGAACATTTGGCAGTGATGGTAGCTACATAAAGAATGGCCTGATACACGAGGCAAGCGGGAAGCCATCGAATAAAAAGCAAACGGTTATTACCGTTACGCTGGTGCGGTACGGATTAGTGTGCGGAAACGATGGTAAACCGTTGAAATATGGTAATTTCGATTCGAATGGCAGTATCGTTAAAGACGGAAGGATTTACGATCACACGGGGCAACCCCTGAATCAGGAAATCTACAAGAACGATGGCAGCTGTGTCAAAGATGGACTGATATACGGGGCCAACGGGAAACCAGCGACGCAGGGTACATTACCTGCGGAAACTAGTTTCATCAGGAGTGGAAAGATCTATGACTCGAATGGACAACCGCTAACTCAAGAAGCATTCGGTCCTGAAGGTTTGAAGGTAGTGCAGGGTGTTTTGGTTGATAAAACGGGTAAAGCCCTGAAACAGGCAACCTTTGACCCCGAAGGCAATCTTATTAAAGACGGCATTGTTTACACATCGTCGGGTAAGCCCCTGGATAAATACTTTACTGTGATTACCATCACTTCGGTGCGGAAAGGTCTGCTGACAGACAAAGATGGGAAGCCAGTACTGCAGGCGCCGTTTTCGAACGACGGTAGCTACGTTGAACATGGAAAGATTTACGACAAATGCGGAAAGCCGATGAATCAAGAAATTTTCGGGGAAGAGGGAGCGTTCGTAAAGGATGGCATGGTGTTCACCAGCTCTGGACAACCGTTGGATAGTGACACCATCATGAAGGAAGTGCAGGACACCGCGAAGAGTACTGTTTCCAAGACAAAGAAACCTGCGATTCCAAGCACCGCTCCAACCATAGTGAAAACAACCACCAAGCAGTCTGTGGTGAAAGATCAGGAGGGTGTTACACAAAATATAGAAGAGAAAATTGAGGATCTCACGCCCGGAGGGACAGGCCAAGTAACCGTTTCCACACAGATTAACAAG GCAGAGGCACCGGATGACGGTAGAGCTCCCTACATGACAGCGACCGCTGTTACCACTCGTACCGCTACCATGCACGAGGACCTTGAAAAGAACCAAAAGACCAGCCAG GTAGAAGAAAAGACTGTAGCACACACAACCGCTACCAGCGCAACGAGACAGGAGCAGAGAGTGGTAACTCAAGAAGTTCGAACAACGAGCCACGTTCTTTCCGGTGAACAG GGCGACCCGGCTAGTGTTCTTGCAAGCGAGACGCACGATAAAGGAGAACCAGAAACTAATGTAACAGCGACTACGACGGTTCCACTGGTAGCAACTGAAACTAGAAAAGTAGCTGTTGAAAGCGAGGATGGTTTGTATAGCGCAACGGGAGAGATAGTCAGCTCTCAAACAATATCCAGTAAAACTCGTACTGTTGAAACCATTACA TATAAAACCGAGAGGGATGGAGTCGTAGAGACACGGGTAGAACAGAAGATCACGATACAATCGGATGGTGATCCCATCGATCACGATCGTGCTTTAGCGGAGGCGATCCAAGAAGCTACCGCGATGAATCCAGACATGACAGTTGAGAAAATAGAAATTCAACAGCAGACAGCGCAGTAA